The Salvia miltiorrhiza cultivar Shanhuang (shh) chromosome 1, IMPLAD_Smil_shh, whole genome shotgun sequence genome has a window encoding:
- the LOC130985025 gene encoding UDP-galactose/UDP-glucose transporter 2 — translation MKKEDQARSLLGISLTGRPTWQQFLICSSGFFFGYLVNGICEEYVYNRLSFSYGWYFTFVQGFVYLVLIYLQGFTTKQMVNPWKTYVKLSAVLMGSHGLTKGSLAYLNYPAQIMFKSTKVLPVMVMGAFIPGLRRKYPIHEYISAILLVIGLILFTLADANTSPNFNIIGIAMIVGALVMDSFLGNFQEAIFTMNPETTQMEMLFCSTVVGLPFLLAPMILTGELFRAWSSCYEHPYVYGVLVFEAMATFIGQVSVLSLIALFGAATTAMITTARKAVTLLLSYLIFTKPLTEQHGSGLILIAMGIVLKLVLDSKPAPHVARPDSAPSTQERFNRLKESGENGEEDEENRPLV, via the exons ATGAAGAAGGAGGATCAAGCCAGGTCTCTCTTGGGGATATCTTTGACTGGCAGGCCCACGTGGCAGCAGTTCTTAATTTGCTCTTCTGGATTCTTCTTCGGCTATCTCGTCAATGGAATTTGTGAg GAATATGTCTACAATCGCCTAAGTTTCAG CTATGGTTGGTATTTCACCTTTGTGCAAGGCTTTGTATATTTGGTGCTTATCTACTTACAGGGCTTCACCACCAAGCAAATGGTGAATCCATGGAAAACATATGTGAAGCTCTCGGCTGTGCTTATGGGGTCTCACGGATTAACGAAGGGCTCGTTGGCTTATCTTAATTACCCTGCTCAGATCATGTTTAAGTCCACCAAG GTACTTCCCGTTATGGTGATGGGTGCGTTTATCCCCGGGTTGAGAAGAAAGTATCCCATCCATGAGTATATCTCGGCTATCCTCCTAGTTATCGGCCTTATCCTTTTCACCTTAGCCGATGCCAACACTTCCCCTAACTTCAATATCATTGGTATCGCGATGATTGTGGGCGCTCTAGTCATGGACTCTTTTCTAGGTAACTTCCAGGAAGCAATCTTTACCATGAATCCTGAAACGACACAG ATGGAGATGCTATTTTGCTCGACAGTTGTTGGTTTGCCTTTCCTATTGGCACCCATGATTTTGACTGGAGAGCTTTTCAGGGCATGGAGTTCTTGTTATGAG CATCCTTACGTCTACGGTGTGCTTGTGTTTGAAGCAATGGCTACATTTATTGGTCAAGTCTCTGTTTTGTCACTCATTGCCCTTTTTGGGGCTGCCACCACTGCTATG ATAACTACGGCAAGGAAGGCGGTGACGCTGTTGCTGTCGTACCTAATCTTCACCAAGCCGCTGACTGAACAGCATGGCTCAGGACTGATCTTGATCGCCATGGGGATCGTGCTGAAGCTCGTTCTCGACAGTAAACCCGCGCCTCATGTTGCTAGACCAGATTCGGCCCCCTCCACGCAGGAAAGATTCAACAGGCTGAAGGAGAGtggagaaaatggagaagaagatgaagagaaTAGGCCACTGGTTTAG
- the LOC130985007 gene encoding uncharacterized protein LOC130985007: MDTRLIKPIRAPLLLKDHLLDDMSSCSSNGFKSFPRRQCCSTVTFLDAKNQLQRRHHKPYVSFKKPPSNPALSALQSVITAVKRLHFGAAAKPPEKKKSFLPRSFSKRLFRRGGFWRRKPELKEIQRWKSFHQLMKEDSQPPSDRSITTATDNSKCYSSDFTVSEGGNSVNLNLLPQQGNDVVQKPDHEVGVTNEAESTTCSGGSSDTNSSTQTKKQWTSGDQEKEQFSPVSVLDCPFDEEDEVSSPFQHRLALMEGTRKKLLKKIQRFECLAKLEPVNLTRRFASQPESDNESSDSPLPHSSTSIDEEEEEDEEEEEEEDRALELLDQVKAIMPSYGLKVKADKLMLDFFRERIGKQRGESLFYDALVEIAREWMGGHDPLGLFMEWEVERNRQAYVEDMENGGEWKRLDQENGEVVLELEIEVYDALLNEVLLDIIN; encoded by the exons ATGGATACCCGATTGATCAAGCCGATTAGGGCTCCCTTGCTGCTCAAAGATCATCTTCTCGACGACATGAGCTCCTGCTCATCCAACGGCTTCAAATCATTCCCCCGCCGCCAATGCTGCTCCACCGTCACATTCCTCGACGCCAAAAACCAGCTGCAGCGCCGCCACCACAAGCCTTACGTGAGCTTCAAGAAACCGCCGTCCAATCCCGCCCTCTCGGCTCTCCAGAGCGTCATCACCGCCGTGAAACGCCTCCACTTCGGCGCCGCCGCGAagccgccggagaagaagaagtcGTTTCTGCCTCGGAGTTTCTCCAAGCGACTATTCAGAAGAGGCGGTTTCTGGAGGAGGAAGCCCGAGCTCAAGGAGATCCAGCGGTGGAAATCGTTCCATCAGCTGATGAAGGAGGACTCCCAGCCGCCGTCGGATCGCTCGATCACCACGGCCACGGATAATAGTAAATGTTACAGCAGCGATTTCACTGTGTCGGAAGGCGGTAACTCGgtaaatttaaatttactacCTCAGCAGGGAAACGACGTCGTTCAGAAGCCTGATCATGAAGTGGGAGTAACAAACGAAGCAGAGTCAACTACCTGCAGTGGTGGAAGCTCAGATACCAACTCTTCCACACAAACAAAG AAGCAATGGACAAGTGGTGATCAAGAGAAGGAGCAGTTTAGTCCGGTGTCTGTGCTGGACTGTCCATTTGATGAGGAAGATGAGGTCTCTTCACCTTTCCAACATAGACTTGCTCTTATGGAAG GAACTAGGAAGAAACTCCTCAAGAAGATTCAGAGGTTCGAGTGCCTAGCAAAGCTCGAGCCCGTGAACCTAACTAGACGATTTGCATCACAACCGGAATCAGATAATGAATCCTCTGATTCCCCTCTCCCACATTCCTCCACCTCCATagacgaagaagaagaggaagatgaagaagaagaagaagaagaagacagaGCACTAGAATTGCTTGATCAAGTGAAGGCCATCATGCCATCTTATGGCCTCAAAGTCAAGGCAGATAAGTTGATGCTAGATTTCTTCAGAGAAAGGATAGGAAAACAACGGGGAGAATCCTTATTTTATGACGCGTTAGTAGAGATTGCTCGAGAGTGGATGGGCGGGCACGACCCCCTCGGGTTGTTCATGGAATGGGAGGTGGAGAGGAACAGGCAAGCTTATGTTGAAGACATGGAAAATGGTGGAGAATGGAAAAGATTGGATCAAGAAAATGGTGAGGTGGTTTTGGAGTTGGAAATTGAGGTATATGATGCCCTATTGAATGAGGTGTTGCTAGACATCATAAATTAG